In the genome of Gadus morhua chromosome 12, gadMor3.0, whole genome shotgun sequence, one region contains:
- the LOC115555310 gene encoding BTB/POZ domain-containing protein KCTD1: MSSASPAPPPPSAGIPTVARLTKSNAPVHIDVAGHMYTSSLATLTKFPNSRIGRLFNGTEPIVLDSLKQHYFIDRDGLMFRYVLNFLRTSKLLIPDNFSEYCALYEEAQFFQLEPLQAELRRWRSERRSEALDGHACSRCVVVHVAPEAGDRVSLSADRSVVREVFPELRDAVRVSGSGQQPTTHAVRFPLPAHCRLHSVQVLERLQQKGFQIAAACGGGADASQFREYVLLRGKGRGDPQPVKQEPLE; encoded by the exons ATGAGCTCCGCCTCCCCtgcacctccacccccctcggCTGGCATCCCCACCGTGGCCCGGCTCACCAAATCAAACGCACCCGTCCATATTGATGTTGCGGGCCACATGTACACCAGCAGCTTGGCAACGCTCACTAAGTTCCCAAACTCACG tatcggTCGTCTGTTCAACGGGACAGAGCCCATCGTGCTGGATAGCCTGAAGCAGCACTACTTCATTGATCGTGATGGTCTCATGTTCCGCTACGTACTCAACTTCTTGCGGACCTCAAAGCTCCTCATACCAGATAACTTCAGT gagtacTGTGCGCTGTACGAGGAGGCCCAGTTCTTCCAGCTGGAGCCCCTGCAGGCGGAGCTGCGGCGCTGGAGGAGCGAGCGGCGGTCCGAGGCCCTCGATGGACACGCGTGCAGCCGGTGCGTCGTGGTCCACGTGGCCCCTGAGGCGGGGGACCGGGTCTCCCTGAGCGCCGACCGCAGCGTCGTCCGCGAGGTGTTCCCTGAGCTGCGGGACGCTGTGCGGGTCTCCGGCTCTGGGCAGCAACCTACCACGCACGCCGtccgcttcccgctgcccgcGCACTGCCGCCTCCACTCTGTACAG GTGCTGGAGCGGTTGCAGCAGAAGGGCTTCCAGATAGCGGCGGCGTGCGGCGGGGGGGCTGACGCGTCGCAGTTCAGAGAGTATGTTCTGCTCAGAGGCAAAGGAAGAGGCGACCCACAGCCCGTCAAACAGGAGCCACTGGAATGA
- the LOC115555305 gene encoding aquaporin-4, with protein sequence MSEYSNALARLRTCWSKCICHSRSKHCRFRCTTRIMTAFKGVWTQEFWRCVAAEFTATFIFVLLSVGSCTNWSAGDAQHASAPDLVLISLCFGLSIATMVQCFGHVSGAHLNPAVTVAMVMTRNLSVAKAVFYLLAQCLGSVVGAAVLYGVTPESVRGGLGVTMVQTSISAGHALVVELFITFQLVFTVFASCDPKRSDLSGSPSLAIGLSVCIGHLFAIPYTGASMNPARSFGPALVTWNWENHWVYWVAPVLGGILAASFYTFLFFPNPERKQSYSQDRSRVPFSSTKYREVQRRLSVDMLGKQPLFTVMDMEASEKKQWEPEKGKEIEVSGEVLSSV encoded by the exons ATGAGCGAGTACAGCAACGCGTTGGCGCGTCTGAG GACGTGTTGGTCGAAGTGTATTTGCCACAGCCGCTCGAAACACTGTCGCTTTAGGTGTACGACCAGAATCATGACCGCTTTCAAAGGCGTGTGGACCCAGGAGTTCTGGCGCTGCGTGGCAGCCGAGTTCACCGCAACATTTATCTTCGTGCTGCTCAGCGTCGGCTCGTGCACCAACTGGTCGGCGGGGGACGCGCAGCACGCCTCTGCCCCGGACCTGGTCCTCATCTCGCTGTGCTTCGGCCTGAGCATCGCCACCATGGTGCAATGCTTCGGGCACGTTAGCGGAGCCCACCTGAATCCGGCCGTCACGGTGGCCATGGTGATGACCAGGAACCTGAGCGTGGCCAAAGCCGTGTTCTACCTGCTGGCCCAGTGTCTGGGCTCTGTGGTTGGGGCCGCCGTCCTGTACGGTGTCACACCCGAGTCCGTCAGGGGAGGCCTGggggtcaccatg GTCCAAACCAGTATATCGGCGGGCCACGCCCTGGTAGTCGAACTCTTCATTACTTTCCAGCTGGTCTTCACTGTGTTTGCAAGTTGTGACCCTAAACGCAGTGACCTCAGTGGCTCCCCCTCTCTAGCCATTGGCCTTTCTGTATGTATTGGACACCTGTTTGCT ATCCCCTACACTGGAGCCAGCATGAACCCAGCCCGGTCCTTCGGTCCTGCCCTGGTCACCTGGAACTGGGAAAACCACTGG GTGTACTGGGTCGCTCCAGTCCTGGGAGGAATCCTAGCGGCCTCTTTCTACACGTTCCTGTTCTTCCCCAACCCCGAGCGGAAGCAATCCTACTCACAGGACCGCTCCAGGgttcctttctcctccaccaaGTACCGGGAGGTCCAGAGGAGGTTGAGCGTGGACATGCTGGGCAAACAGCCTCTCTTCACCGTCATGGACATGGAGGCATCCGAGAAGAAGCAGTGGGAGCcggagaaggggaaggagaTTGAAGTTTCGGGGGAGGTCCTGTCTTCTGTATGA
- the LOC115555312 gene encoding cell number regulator 3-like — protein MANSVVVHHVPPSPPELTGWSTELLDCCDDMNSCCYAFWCWPCFACTTTKKFGERRCLPLLDILTPAVAAAVGIPLCVPPAGLALRVAIRHRYGIKGTLCKDIMASCFCGWCSWCQLAREMKLRNRVPGVCHGPAQAGVVNMQPPPSTLTSPQVQLVHQPSFIAPSHGYGPVVPAPGPVAPVYFTTWTAETCPTSAPAGGAYPLPSYPFQSDFL, from the exons ATGGCCAACTCAGTGGTGGTCCACCAtgtcccaccctcccctccggAGCTGACCGGCTGGAGCACTGAACTGCTCGACTGCTGTGATGATATGAATTCCT GTTGCTATGCATTCTGGTGCTGGCCCTGCTTTGCCTGCACCACAACCAAGAAGTTTGGAGAGAGGAGATGCCTCCCGTTATTGGACATACTCACCCCGGCCGTGGCGGCGGCCGTTGGGATACCTCTGTGTGTACCCCCTGCAGGCCTGGCACTCCGTGTCGCCATCCGCCACAGATATGGGATCAAG GGCACACTGTGCAAGGACATCATGGCGTCCTGTTTCTGTGGCTGGTGCTCCTGGTGTCAGCTGGCTCGCGAGATGAAGCTACGCAACAGGGTTCCTGGGGTCTGTCATGGGCCGGCTCAAGCGGGTGTGGTCAACATGCAGCCGCCCCCCTCCACACTAACAAGCCCACAGGTTCAACTGGTTCATCAGCCAAGCTTCATCGCTCCCTCACATGGTTATGGGCCCGTAGTGCCGGCTCCTGGGCCAGTGGCGCCGGTTTACTTCACCACCTGGACAGCTGAAACATGCCCAACCTCCGCCCCTGCAGGCGGGGCCTACCCGCTTCCTAGTTATCCCTTTCAGAGCGATTTCCTCTAG